The Streptomyces achromogenes DNA segment CAGTGATCGCACCGGGCCGGGACGAGCCGGTGCGGGTGGAGACGATCGTGATCCCGGATCCGGGTCCGGGGGAGGCGGTGGTGCAGGTCCAGGCCTGCGGGGTGTGCCACACCGATCTGCACTACAAGCAGGGCGGCATCAACGACGAGTTCCCCTTCCTGCTCGGGCACGAGGCGGCGGGCGTGGTCGAGGCGGTCGGCGAGGGCGTCACGGACGTCGCGCCGGGCGACTTCGTGATCCTGAACTGGCGGGCGGTGTGCGGCCAGTGCCGGGCCTGCCTGCGGGGCCGGCCGTGGTACTGCTTCGACACGCACAACGCGACGCAGCGGATGACCCTGCTGGACGGCACAGAGCTGTCGCCGGCCCTCGGGATCGGCGCCTTCGCGGAGAAGACGCTGGTGGCGGCCGGCCAGTGCACCAAGGTGGACGCCTCGGTGTCGGCGTCCGTGGCGGGGCTGCTCGGGTGCGGGGTGATGGCGGGCATCGGCGCCGCGATCAACACCGGCGAGGTCGCGCGCGGGGACAGCGTGGCCGTCATCGGATGCGGCGGCGTCGGCGACGCGGCGGTCGCCGGGTCACGGCTGGCCGGCGCGGCGAAGATCATCGCGGTGGACATCGACGACCGCAAGCTGGCGAAGGCCCGCGAGATGGGCGCCACGCACACCGTGAACTCCAAGGAGACCGACCCGGTCGAGGCGATCCGAGAGCTGACCGGCGGCTTCGGGGCCGACGTCGTCATCGAGGCGGTCGGCCGCCCGGAGACGTACCGGCAGGCCTTCTACGCCCGCGACCTCGCGGGCACCGTCGTCCTCGTCGGCGTCCCCACCCCCGAGATGAAGCTCGAACTCCCGCTCCTGGACGTGTTCGGCCGCGGCGGGGCGCTGAAGTCGTCCTGGTACGGCGACTGCCTGCCCTCACGTGACTTCCCCATGCTCATCGACCTGCATCTGCAGGGCCGCCTGGACCTGGGGGCGTTCGTCACCGAGACCATCGGGCTGGACGAGGTGGAGAAGGCGTTCGAGCGGATGCACCACGGGGACGTCCTGCGTTCGGTGGTGGTGCTGTGATGGCCGCGCGCATCGAACGCCTCGTCACCTCCGGCCGGTTCAGCCTCGACGGCGGCACCTGGGACGTCGACAACAACGTGTGGATCGTCGGCGACGACCACGAGGCGATCGTCATCGACGCCGCGCACGACGCCGACGCGATCCTCGCGGCCCTCGGCGGGCGACGGCTGACCGGCATCGTGTGCACCCACGCCCACAACGACCACGTCTCCGCCGCGCCCGCCCTCGCCGACGCGACCGGCGCCACGATCTGGCTGCACCCCGACGACCTGCCGCTGTGGAAGCTCACCCACCCGGACCGCGAACCGGACGCCCACCTGACCGACGGCCAGGTCATCGAGGCCGCCGGCGCCGATCTCACCGTGCTGCACACCCCCGGGCACGCACCCGGCGCCGTCTGCCTCCACGAGCCCGGACTGGGCGTGCTGTTCACCGGCGACACCCTCTTCCAGGGCGGCCCCGGCGCCACCGGCCGCTCCTACTCCCACTTCCCGACCATCATCGCCTCCATCAGGGACCGGCTGCTCGCCCTCCCGCCGGAGACGAAGGTGCTGACCGGGCACGGCGAAGCGACCACCATCGGCGCCGAGGCGCCCCACCTCCAGGAGTGGATCGACCGGGGCCACTGACGCGAAAAGACGGCGCGCCGCCGCACCGGACGGCCGTACCCTCACGGGCATGACCGGCACTCTCCTGACCCTGCACGGCACCCGCGTCCTGCGGTGCGCCCCCGACGGCCCACCGCTCGACGGGGAGCGCGCCGCACTCGACCTGATCGGCGACGCGTTCGGCCAGGACGCCCAGCTGGTGGCCGTGCCCGCGGAACGCGTCGGGGAGGACTTCTTCCGGCTGCGGTCCGGGGTCGCCGGCGAGGTCGTGCAGAAGTTCGTGAACTACCGGATACGGCTGGCCGTCGTCGGAGACGTCTCCCGGCAGCTGGCCGAGAGCTCCGCGCTGCGGGACTTCGTGCGGGAGGCGAACCGCGGCAGTCAGCTGTGGTTCCTGGCGGACGACGGCGCGCTGGACGACCGGCTGAACCCGGCCACCGGCTGAGCGCGGCACCGGCTGACCCCGGCCACCGGCCGGGCACGACCGCCGGATGACACCCGCGGGCCGAGCCCGGCCGGGTGAGGTCCGCGGAAAGGCGACAGAAGACGTCCGGATTTCCCGCGATCCTCGTGGTGACACCCCACACCGAGGAGCCGGGAGGCAGAACATGTCAGGACCGCTGGAGGGCCGGGTCGCCCTGGTCGCGGGAGCGACCCGGGGCGCCGGCCGGGGCATCGCCGTGGAGCTGGGCGCGGCCGGCGCCACCGTCTACGTGACCGGGCGCACCACCCGCGAGCGGCGCTCCGAGTACGACCGCCCCGAGACCGTAGAGGACACCGCCGACCTGGTCACCGAGGCCGGCGGCCGGGGCGTCGCCGTACCCACCGACCACCTCGACCCGGCGCAGGTGCGGGCCCTTGTCGAGCGCGTCGCGGACGAGCAGGGCCGCCTCGACGTCCTGGTCAACGACATCTGGGGCGGCGAGAAGCTCTTCGAGTGGGACACCCCCGTCTGGGAGCACGACCTGGACAACGGACTGCGGATGCTGCGGCTCGCCGTCGAGACCCACGCCGTCACCAGCCACCACGCCCTGCCGCTGCTGCTGCGCACGCCGGGCGGACTGGTCGTCGAGATGACCGACGGCACCGCCGAGTACAACCGCGACACCTACCGGGTGAACTTCTTCTACGACCTCGCCAAGGCCTCCGTCCTGCGCATGGCCTTCGCTCTCGCCCACGAGATCGGGCCCCGGGGGGCCACCGCCGTGGCGCTCACCCCCGGCTGGCTGCGCTCGGAGCTGATGCTCGCGGCGTCCGCGAGGACAACTGGCGCGACGCTCTCGACCGGGTCCCGCACTTCGCCATCTCGGAGACGCCCCGCTACGTCGGCAGCGCCGTCGCCGCGCTCGCCGCCGACCCGGACGTCGCCCGCCGCAACGGACAGTCGCTCTCCAGCGGCGGCCTCGCCCGGGAGTACGGCTTCACCGACCTCGACGGCAGCCGTCCGGACGCCTGGCGCTACCTCGTGGAGGTGCAGGACGCGGGAAAGCCGGCCGACACCACCGGCTACCGCTGAGCGTTCACGGCGACGGCGACGCCGAGGACGAGGGTGGCGGCATCGTCGGCCAGTGTGCCGGGTGGCCGGGCGGCAGGCCGAGGTCCTCGCGTACGGCCGCGTAGTAGCCCTCGCGGCCGGCGCGCTGCCGCTCCAGCAGCGCCTGCCAGGCCCGCGGATCGTGTGTTCCCTCCCGCAGGAAGCGCTCCATGTCCATCACCACGGTCACCCACGTCCGCGCCCGTTCCACCACGTCGCGGCTGCCCAGCATGACCAGCGCCTCACCCGCCGGATCGCGTCCGTCGGTGGCCTGCGCCAGCTGCGGCTCCGCCTCCTGCGGGGACAGCGGATAGGGGTGCGGGTCGTTGCCCAGGTGCGAGGCGACGCGGTACATCAGGTTGACCGACCTCTTCACCGCCCGCGCGTACTCGGCGTACACCGACAGCCGCCGCTCCTCCCACCGCGCCGACCGCTCGCGCGCGAACCTTGCCCGGTCGCTGCGCACGAGCGCGAGATACGAACCGAGGGCGCCGACGACGACGCCCAGGAGGGCGGGAAGCTGCTGGAGGAACGCGGACATACCCGCACGGAACCCTTTCTGAGGGCACGGTGACGCTCAACGGACCGTCGGATCATTTCACTTGATCTGACGGTCCGGAAGTTCACTGTTTCGTCACAGACCGGTGCCTACCACAACCACGGCCCCCGCCGGCCGGTCTACGTTGACGAAAACGCGGGAACAGTGGCAGGGAGAGGGCAGGTCATGGGGGACATACGCAGACGAGGGGCGGTCGTGCTCGGGATCACCGGGCTGGTCGCGCCGTTGACGCTCGCGTTGGGCGCGGCGCCGGCCCAGGCCGCGAGTTGCACGACGTCGGCCGGGCCGTACCAGAAGCAGGTGGAGAAGTTCCTCGGGCGGCCCGTGGACGGCAAGCAGTCGGGCGCCGACTGCTCGGCGATCCGGGCTTTCCAGAACAAGCACGGCATCACGCCGAACATCGGCTACGCGGGGCCCGTCACATGGGGCGTGATGGACCTCATGAACAAGCAGAAGGCGGTGGGCAACAAGCCCAACAAGGCGGGCAAGTGCCCCACCAACAAGGGCCGTATCGCCTGCGTCAACCTCACCCTCCAGATCAGCTGGATCCAGGACGGCAGCAGGCTGGTCTACGGACCGGTCCCGGTCCGCACCGGCCGTAACGGCTACGAGACCCGCACGGGTCTGAAGAAGATCTACTGGCGGCACATCGACCACGTGTCGACCATCTATAACGTGCCCATGCCCTACAGCCAGTTCTTCGACGGCGGCCAGGCCTTCCACTCGGTCGGCGTCAGCATGTGGAACCCGCCGGGCTCCCATGGCTGCGTGAACATGACGAGCACGACCGCCAAGAAGTACTGGTCGCTGCTGAAGAACGGCGACGACGTCTTCGTGTACGGGCGCAAGCCGGGCACCTGAGCCGGGGGCCGCGCCGCGTCACGCGGCGCGGCGCGACCGGCGCTCTGGGTCCCGGCGCCGGGCTCAGCGGAGGGCTGAACCGTGCCGCGGGGGTTGACAGATGGACGTGATCAGTAACACGTCCGATATGTCTGATTCATTCGTGATGACTCACGCGGCCTTCACCTCGGACGCCGTAAGATTCACACCATGTCCACCACTGTTGGAACCCTCTCCGAGCGATCGGCCGCGGAGGTCAACGAGGAGATCAGGGCCCTGTGGCTCCGGTCCGGCGGGACACTGAGCGTCGAGCAGCGTGAGGAGTACCAGCGGCTCGTCCTCGAGTGGGCCGCCGCACCGCAGCCCGTCGAAGCGGCCTGACCGCCTCCCGACCACCGGGCCGCCCCGCTTCCGTCCACGCACCGGCGCTCCTGGCCCCCCGGCTGACCCGCGCCTCCCGGTCTCACCGCCCCCCGCTCAGGACTTCGTCCGAGCCGGGGGGCTCCGCCGTGTCCGGCGGAGCCTGCGTCGGCGCCCGGCCGGGTCATCCCCAGGTCGCCGAGTAGTACCGCTGATAGGCCTTGCGGTCCTGTTCGGCGCGGATGTACCGGGTCGCGACCAGGGCGACCATGCTGCCCGCCAGGACCAGCAGACCGGGGCCGATGTTCTTCGGGTCGGTGAGCCGGGAGGCGAGGGTGGCGGTTTCGCCGCCACCGGTCACCGGGGTGGTCGAGCCCGGCGAGGCCGAACCCGGGGAGGCCGCCGACTGGGTGTTGGTGGCGGCCGGCGCGGGCTCGGCGGACGAGGCGGGCGCCCCGCCCTGGCCGTTGCCGGACGGCGCCGCCACAATCAGCTGGACGCCCAGCTGGTTCAGCGCGTCGCCCACCGGCTGGAAGAACGTCTGGCCGCCGGTCTTGCAGTCGCCGCTGCCGCCCGAGGTGATGCCGAGGGCGATGCCCTCGGAGAACATCGGGCCGCCGCTGTCGCCCGGTTCGGCGCACACGTTCGTCTCGATGAGCCCGCCGACCGTGCCCTCCGGGTAGTTCACCGTCGCGTCCAGGCCGGTCACCTCCCCGTCGCGCAGTCCGCTGGTGCTGCCGCTGCGGAACACCCGCTGGCCCACGGCCGCGTCGCCCGTGCCCGTGATCCGTACCCCGTTGCCGTTGCCGATGGCGACCACGTCGGCGCTCGCCCCCGCCTTGCCGCTCGCGTACTGCACCAGCGAGAAGTCGCTGCCGGGGAAATTGGAGTTGACCGTCTGGCCCACCTGCTGCTTGGCCTGGTTGTCGGCGAACCAGGTCGACCCGGTGGGGCCGCAGTGCCCGGCGGTGAGGATGAAGTCGCTGGTCCCGTTGGTCACGTTGAAGCCGGCCGAACAGCGTCCGCCGGTCGACAGGATGGGCTGTGCCCCGTTGATCCGGGTGGTGAACGTGCCGGTGGTGCGCTCCATGCGGACGAAGCTGCCGATACCGCCGGCCGTCCGCGTCAGCTTCGACCAGTCCGAGGACGACACGGTGCTGTCGCCCTGCACGACGATCTGGTTGGACCGGTAGTCCATCACCCACGCCGTGCCGGCCACCCGCGGAGCCGAACGCAGCGCCGCCGTGGCCGACTTGAGCTCGTTCATGCTGTGCGACACGACCTTCGCGACGGCGCCCGCCGCCCGCACGGCCTCGGCCGTCTTCTCGTCGGTGACGCCGACGACGGGTCGCCCCTCGGAGTCGAGCCAGGTGCCGGCCGTGCGCGCGGCGCCGAACTTCTCGACGAGCGCCGCCCCCGGGTTCGTGACGACGGACTCCGCGGCGCTGCGCGGAACCGCCGCCGTGCCGGGCGGCTCGCTCGCCATGGCGGCCTGCGTGACCATGGCTCCTCCCAGGAGAAGTCCGCCGACCGCCGCCAGCCGTGTCACTCGCCGGACGGTCCGTCGTCGTACGTGCCTCATGCCTGGCTCCCGAAACCCTGAACGCGCGGACTCAACACCGCGGGGCCCTCCGGTCGTTGAGCACCCTCACCTCCATACGCGCGAAAACCCGGGAGTGTTCAGCCGCCGGCCGCCGGAAGTGATCGCGGCCGGCAACCGCGCGCCGACCGAGCGAAGACCCGCGGCCTCGTGCGTTCGCGTCCCGCTGCCGGCGCCTCACGCCCACCGGTGGGAAGCGGCGCGTCGCACCCGACCGCAGCGCCCCCGGGGCCGCCGGACCGGCCGGATCTCCGGGTGTACGGGAGCGACGTGACCTCCCGGGACTGCGGGACCGTCCGCCTACGAAAGACCCTGGGCGCGGGAGTCGACCGGAGCGGACGGTCCCCCCGATTCCCGGGCCGGTCCCAGCCGTGCCCAGCTCCGCTCGTCGCCCCACACGGCCGCCGCGCCGGTGTACGGCCGCAGCAGCGCGGAGAGCGCCGGGTCGCCGCGGCCGTTGAGCTCGTCCGAGGCGATGCGGCGGGCGATGCCGGCCAGGAAGTCGGCGAGCTGCACCCGGGCGTCGAACCGCGAGACGACCAGCCGGAGCCCCGCGAGCCGGATGCCGCGTCGCCGCGCCTCGCCCTCGATCCAGGCGATCCGCTCCGGGGTGAGCATGTTCTGGCGGTCGTGCGCGAGCCGGACCGGACGCCCGCCGTCGCTCCAGTGGGCCGCGGTGTGCAGGATCGAAGGGAGCAGTGGATTGAGGACCGGGGCGAGCACGAACGGACCGTCCTGGATTCCGGCGCGGTAGGACAGGGCGCGCGGGCGTTCCTTCGAGAGCCGCCCGAGAACGTCCGCCGCCGGTGTCCCCGGATGCCGGCCGCGCAGGGTGTCGACCAGGTGGAAGAAGCGCGCCACGGGCGTGTGCGGCGTGTCAGGCGGCTCGTCGTGACGCACCCACAGCAGGTGGTTCGCCGCCTCCAGGAACGACGTCCACTCCTCCCCGGTGAACGTCCGCCGTCCTTCCGCGAAAAGGGAGACGGCCGCCCCGGGATCGTCCAGCAGCAGGTCGACGGCCCGGTCCACGATGTAGAAGGGTTTCTCCACCAGGTGCACGTGGGCACGCCCGTGCAGCGGCCCCGACGGCGAGAGCAGCCACTCCAGGACGGCCCGGTGTTTCTCCCGGAGCAGATGGTTCGCCTTGTACTCCTCCGCGGGCGAACGGATCCGGTCGCGGATCTCCTGTACGTGCCCGGCGGCGGATGCGGCCGACAGCAGCACACTGGCGTGGGCGAACACATCCGTGTTGCCGCCGGTGAGGTTCTCGCCGTCCGAGCCCGATTCGTCGCAGGCGATCTCCCGGATGCCCGCGGCGTCCGCCGCGACTGTCCCGTTCACGTGATCCCAGGTCACACCACGGCCCCCTATCTTGTGCCCATGACCAGCATCCCGCACGAGACGCCAGGTGAACCGAATCCGCTGAACGCCCTCACTCTCGATCTGCTGCGCCGCCGCACGAGCATGAAGTGGCGGACCCATCCTTCTGACGTCCTGCCGCTGTGGGTCGCCGAGATGGACGTGCCGCTCGCCGAGCCGGTCGTCCGCGCGGTGACGCGGGCCCTCACGCTCGGCGACACCGGCTATCCGTCGGGCACGGCCTATGCGCGGGCGCTGGCCGAGTTCGCCGCCAAGCGCTGGGGCTGGGACGGGCTCGCGGTCGAGCGGACGGCGATCGTACCGGACGTGATGCTGGGCGTCGTCGAGATGCTGAAGCTGGTGACCGCACCCGGCGACGCCGTGGTGGTCAACCCGCCGGTGTATCCGCCGTTCTTCGCGTTCGTCGCGCATATGGACCGGCGCATCGCCGAGGCGCCCCTCGGCGCGGACGGCCGGCTCGACCTCGACGTGCTGGAGCAGGCCTACCGGCGGGCCGTCGCGGGCGGCGGGCGCGCCGCCCACCTGCTGTGCAGCCCGCACAACCCGACCGGCACCGTGCACACGGCCCGGGAACTGGCCGCCGTCGCCGCGCTCGCCGACCGCTACGGCGTACGGGTGGTCGCCGACGAGATCCACGCCCCGCTCGCTGCCCCGGACGGCGACTTCGTGCCCTACCTCGCCGTCCCGGGCGCACAGAACGGTCTGTCGCTGATGTCGGCCTCGAAGGGCTGGAACCTGGCCGGGCTCAAGGCGGCCCTGGCGATCGCGGGCCCCGACGCGGCGGCCGACCTCGCCCGGATGCCCGAGGAGGTCGGCCACGGGCCGAGCCATGTCGGCGTCCTCGCGCACACCGCGGCCTTGTCCGAGGGCACGGCCTGGCTGGACGCGCTGCTCGCCGGCCTCGACGACAACCGCCGTCTGCTCACCGCTCTCCTCGCCGAGCACCTGCCCGGCGTCGGGTACCGGCCGGGCGGGGCGACCTACCTTGCCTGGCTCGACTGCCGGGCCCTGGGGCTCGGGGACGATCCGGCCGCGGTCTTCCTGGAGCGGGGCCGGGTGGCTCTCAGCCCCGGACCGGACTTCGGCACGGGCGGAGCCGGGCACGTGCGGCTGAATCTGGCCACCTCGCCGGAGATCCTCACCGAGGGGGTGCGGAGGATGGCCCGCGCCGCCGTGCGCTGAGGCCGGTCATCACCGTCGGCGGCGGACCGTCCCGCGGGAGCCGCCGGGGTGATGAGCGGGCGCGGGTGCCTAGACTGCGGCCATGGACGACAAGTCGCTCGACCGGCTGGCGGCGGGAAAGTATCTGCTGATCACCAGCTACCGCAAGAACGGGACGCCGGTCGCCACCCCCGTGTGGGTGGTGCGCGACGGCGACGCGCTCGGGGCCTGGTCGGCCGCCGACGCCTGGAAGGTGAAGCGCATCAGAGCGCGCGGCGACGTCCTCGTCGGCCCGTGCGACGTACGGGGCAACCCGACCGGCGACCAGATCCCGGCCACCGCCGAGATCTGTGACGCGCGGACCACCGCCCGCTACCGCACGCTGCTCGCCCGCAAGTACGGCGTCCTCGGCCGGCTCACCCTGCTGGGCAGCCGGCTGCGCCGGGGGCTGGACGGGACGGTGGGCATCCGCATCACGCTGTGAGCGGACGAGGACGCGGCGGGGGAGGGGGTGCGGACCGTAGGGCTGTCCGGGCCCTCTCCGGCCGTCGGGGTCGGTGCGCGGCGCGTCCACCACTCGCGCGCGGCGCTCAGTGCCAGGCGCGGTACGGCTCGTCGAGCAGCTGGAAGACCGGCTCCCCGCGCACCGGGTCCTGCGCCGTGGACAGCCGGACGCGGGCGCCGCTGTGGATGCCGACGAGCGGTCCCATGACCCTGCCGCGCACGACGAACCCCTCGGCCATCTCGACCAGCGACACATTGCGCGCGGCCGGGGTGTTGCGGTGCACGACCGTGGCGTGACGGACCGTTCCGGCGCCCTCGCTGCGCTCGGTGCGCAGATCGCTGCCCTGGCACACCGGACACAGCAGCCGGTGGTACATCGTGGTGGCGCACCAGGTGCAGCGCTGGAAGAGGATGGTGTCGCCGTCGGCGCGCGGACGGTCGAGGACGCCCGCCGTGGAGCGGACGGTCTGCTGTACGGCGGTTCCTGAGGGGTGGTACACGCGGGTCAACTCCCTGCACTCGGCCGGAATCCACGTGCGCGGTTCACCCGTGCACGCACGTGCCCGGTCGACCGTGCCGCCGTGCACGGCCACAGCGTATGGCACTCAGTGTCACAGGTAAAGGCACTGCGTACCCTGATCTCAGGGGTTCCGGTCCGGCTCGAGCCTCGTCTCGATCTCCCGGACCACACGCCACAGCGGCGTTCCGCGCCGGGCGACCACCACCACGACGTCCTCCGGGTGCTCGGCGGCGGGCGACAGCGCCGCGGAGGCGGGGGCGGGGGCGGGGGCGGCAGCGGGGGCGGGGGGAGTGCCGAAGGCCGACTGCACGAAGCCGAGGGCGTGGTCCACCGTCGCCGTCGCGTCACCCCGGCCGTCCGAACGCAGCCAGG contains these protein-coding regions:
- a CDS encoding S-(hydroxymethyl)mycothiol dehydrogenase — its product is MPQEVRAVIAPGRDEPVRVETIVIPDPGPGEAVVQVQACGVCHTDLHYKQGGINDEFPFLLGHEAAGVVEAVGEGVTDVAPGDFVILNWRAVCGQCRACLRGRPWYCFDTHNATQRMTLLDGTELSPALGIGAFAEKTLVAAGQCTKVDASVSASVAGLLGCGVMAGIGAAINTGEVARGDSVAVIGCGGVGDAAVAGSRLAGAAKIIAVDIDDRKLAKAREMGATHTVNSKETDPVEAIRELTGGFGADVVIEAVGRPETYRQAFYARDLAGTVVLVGVPTPEMKLELPLLDVFGRGGALKSSWYGDCLPSRDFPMLIDLHLQGRLDLGAFVTETIGLDEVEKAFERMHHGDVLRSVVVL
- a CDS encoding MBL fold metallo-hydrolase: MAARIERLVTSGRFSLDGGTWDVDNNVWIVGDDHEAIVIDAAHDADAILAALGGRRLTGIVCTHAHNDHVSAAPALADATGATIWLHPDDLPLWKLTHPDREPDAHLTDGQVIEAAGADLTVLHTPGHAPGAVCLHEPGLGVLFTGDTLFQGGPGATGRSYSHFPTIIASIRDRLLALPPETKVLTGHGEATTIGAEAPHLQEWIDRGH
- a CDS encoding DUF4180 domain-containing protein, which produces MTGTLLTLHGTRVLRCAPDGPPLDGERAALDLIGDAFGQDAQLVAVPAERVGEDFFRLRSGVAGEVVQKFVNYRIRLAVVGDVSRQLAESSALRDFVREANRGSQLWFLADDGALDDRLNPATG
- a CDS encoding L,D-transpeptidase family protein, which gives rise to MGDIRRRGAVVLGITGLVAPLTLALGAAPAQAASCTTSAGPYQKQVEKFLGRPVDGKQSGADCSAIRAFQNKHGITPNIGYAGPVTWGVMDLMNKQKAVGNKPNKAGKCPTNKGRIACVNLTLQISWIQDGSRLVYGPVPVRTGRNGYETRTGLKKIYWRHIDHVSTIYNVPMPYSQFFDGGQAFHSVGVSMWNPPGSHGCVNMTSTTAKKYWSLLKNGDDVFVYGRKPGT
- a CDS encoding S1 family peptidase, whose translation is MRHVRRRTVRRVTRLAAVGGLLLGGAMVTQAAMASEPPGTAAVPRSAAESVVTNPGAALVEKFGAARTAGTWLDSEGRPVVGVTDEKTAEAVRAAGAVAKVVSHSMNELKSATAALRSAPRVAGTAWVMDYRSNQIVVQGDSTVSSSDWSKLTRTAGGIGSFVRMERTTGTFTTRINGAQPILSTGGRCSAGFNVTNGTSDFILTAGHCGPTGSTWFADNQAKQQVGQTVNSNFPGSDFSLVQYASGKAGASADVVAIGNGNGVRITGTGDAAVGQRVFRSGSTSGLRDGEVTGLDATVNYPEGTVGGLIETNVCAEPGDSGGPMFSEGIALGITSGGSGDCKTGGQTFFQPVGDALNQLGVQLIVAAPSGNGQGGAPASSAEPAPAATNTQSAASPGSASPGSTTPVTGGGETATLASRLTDPKNIGPGLLVLAGSMVALVATRYIRAEQDRKAYQRYYSATWG
- a CDS encoding MalY/PatB family protein — its product is MTSIPHETPGEPNPLNALTLDLLRRRTSMKWRTHPSDVLPLWVAEMDVPLAEPVVRAVTRALTLGDTGYPSGTAYARALAEFAAKRWGWDGLAVERTAIVPDVMLGVVEMLKLVTAPGDAVVVNPPVYPPFFAFVAHMDRRIAEAPLGADGRLDLDVLEQAYRRAVAGGGRAAHLLCSPHNPTGTVHTARELAAVAALADRYGVRVVADEIHAPLAAPDGDFVPYLAVPGAQNGLSLMSASKGWNLAGLKAALAIAGPDAAADLARMPEEVGHGPSHVGVLAHTAALSEGTAWLDALLAGLDDNRRLLTALLAEHLPGVGYRPGGATYLAWLDCRALGLGDDPAAVFLERGRVALSPGPDFGTGGAGHVRLNLATSPEILTEGVRRMARAAVR
- a CDS encoding PPOX class F420-dependent oxidoreductase translates to MDDKSLDRLAAGKYLLITSYRKNGTPVATPVWVVRDGDALGAWSAADAWKVKRIRARGDVLVGPCDVRGNPTGDQIPATAEICDARTTARYRTLLARKYGVLGRLTLLGSRLRRGLDGTVGIRITL
- a CDS encoding Zn-ribbon domain-containing OB-fold protein, coding for MYHPSGTAVQQTVRSTAGVLDRPRADGDTILFQRCTWCATTMYHRLLCPVCQGSDLRTERSEGAGTVRHATVVHRNTPAARNVSLVEMAEGFVVRGRVMGPLVGIHSGARVRLSTAQDPVRGEPVFQLLDEPYRAWH